The following are from one region of the Serinus canaria isolate serCan28SL12 chromosome 8, serCan2020, whole genome shotgun sequence genome:
- the HENMT1 gene encoding small RNA 2'-O-methyltransferase isoform X2, whose product MLKFCSCIEVLAGLDICANVMKEKMHTLSPLPVDYLQPSERSLTVTLHHGSVAHKDPCMLGFDLVTCIELIEHLEESELKKFPEVVFGFMAPSIVVISTPNSEFNCLLPRVMLYRHPDHKFEWSQAEFQSWALETARCYDYSVEFTGVGHPPTGMEKVGFCTQIGVFFRKYPQTRESVQSEKPMEAVYKTVFKAVYPSLKDEKYLQNAVINEVIFTAQIIKHRFMSKREEYSDDPERKSKFQPSMDCFSDYLGKVVVEKNMEPFVSGNEVYIPLTTIFSFPKVNRLCGSFEKLCKLIAGKVTLSSDGSAVMFNIEHENEEN is encoded by the exons ATGCTGAAATTCTGCAGTTGCATTGAAGTGTTAGCTGGGCTAGATATCTGTGCAAATgtaatgaaagagaaaat GCATACACTGTCTCCTCTTCCTGTTGATTATTTGCAACCATCTGAAAGATCCCTAACTGTTACCTTGCATCATGGCTCAGTTGCCCACAAGGATCCTTGCATGCTTGGTTTTGACTTGGTGACATGTATTGAACT AATAGAACACCTGGAAGAATCAGAGCTGAAGAAGTTTCCTGAAGTGGTATTTGGTTTCATGGCTCCAAGCATAGTTGTGATCAGCACTCCAAATTCTGAATTCAACTGTTTGCTTCCACGAGTGATGTTATACAGGCATCCAGACCACAAATTTGAGTGGAGCCAAGCAGAGTTTCAAAGCTG GGCTCTAGAGACTGCTAGATGCTATGATTACTCAGTGGAATTTACTGGTGTCGGGCACCCGCCAACAGGAATGGAGAAGGTTGGGTTTTGTACCCAGATAGGTGtgttttttagaaaatatcCTCAAACTCGTGAATCTGTTCAGTCTGAGAAACCCATGGAAGCAGTTTACAAAACA GTCTTCAAAGCAGTGTACCCGAGTCTTAAAGATGAGAAGTACTTGCAGAATGCAGTGATCAATGAAGTTATTTTCACAGCCCAAATCATTAAGCACCGTTTCATGTCAAAACGTGAGGAGTACAGTGATGATCCTGAGAGAAAATCCAAATTCCAACCTTCAATGGACTGTTTTTCTGACTATCTTGGAAAAGTGGTTGTTGAAAAGAACATGGAACCATTTGTCAGTGGAAATGAGGTTTACATACCTCTCACAacaatcttttcttttcccaaagtGAATCGACTTTGTGGTAGCTTTGAGAAGTTATGCAAGCTTATTGCAGGCAAGGTCACACTGAGCAGCGATGGTTCTGCTGTGATGTTCAATATTGAACATGAAAATGAAGAGAATTAG
- the HENMT1 gene encoding small RNA 2'-O-methyltransferase isoform X1, with protein MDKNFKEEFTQIIKFEPPLYKQRHQFVKDLVEKYKPKKVADLGCADCSLLWMLKFCSCIEVLAGLDICANVMKEKMHTLSPLPVDYLQPSERSLTVTLHHGSVAHKDPCMLGFDLVTCIELIEHLEESELKKFPEVVFGFMAPSIVVISTPNSEFNCLLPRVMLYRHPDHKFEWSQAEFQSWALETARCYDYSVEFTGVGHPPTGMEKVGFCTQIGVFFRKYPQTRESVQSEKPMEAVYKTVFKAVYPSLKDEKYLQNAVINEVIFTAQIIKHRFMSKREEYSDDPERKSKFQPSMDCFSDYLGKVVVEKNMEPFVSGNEVYIPLTTIFSFPKVNRLCGSFEKLCKLIAGKVTLSSDGSAVMFNIEHENEEN; from the exons ATGGATAAGAACTTTAAAGAAGAGTTTACGCAAATTATTAAATTTGAACCTCCTTTGTACAAACAACGCCACCAGTTTGTTAAAGATTTAGTGGAGAAATACAAACCTAAGAAG GTGGCAGATTTAGGATGTGCTGATTGCAGCCTTCTCTGGATGCTGAAATTCTGCAGTTGCATTGAAGTGTTAGCTGGGCTAGATATCTGTGCAAATgtaatgaaagagaaaat GCATACACTGTCTCCTCTTCCTGTTGATTATTTGCAACCATCTGAAAGATCCCTAACTGTTACCTTGCATCATGGCTCAGTTGCCCACAAGGATCCTTGCATGCTTGGTTTTGACTTGGTGACATGTATTGAACT AATAGAACACCTGGAAGAATCAGAGCTGAAGAAGTTTCCTGAAGTGGTATTTGGTTTCATGGCTCCAAGCATAGTTGTGATCAGCACTCCAAATTCTGAATTCAACTGTTTGCTTCCACGAGTGATGTTATACAGGCATCCAGACCACAAATTTGAGTGGAGCCAAGCAGAGTTTCAAAGCTG GGCTCTAGAGACTGCTAGATGCTATGATTACTCAGTGGAATTTACTGGTGTCGGGCACCCGCCAACAGGAATGGAGAAGGTTGGGTTTTGTACCCAGATAGGTGtgttttttagaaaatatcCTCAAACTCGTGAATCTGTTCAGTCTGAGAAACCCATGGAAGCAGTTTACAAAACA GTCTTCAAAGCAGTGTACCCGAGTCTTAAAGATGAGAAGTACTTGCAGAATGCAGTGATCAATGAAGTTATTTTCACAGCCCAAATCATTAAGCACCGTTTCATGTCAAAACGTGAGGAGTACAGTGATGATCCTGAGAGAAAATCCAAATTCCAACCTTCAATGGACTGTTTTTCTGACTATCTTGGAAAAGTGGTTGTTGAAAAGAACATGGAACCATTTGTCAGTGGAAATGAGGTTTACATACCTCTCACAacaatcttttcttttcccaaagtGAATCGACTTTGTGGTAGCTTTGAGAAGTTATGCAAGCTTATTGCAGGCAAGGTCACACTGAGCAGCGATGGTTCTGCTGTGATGTTCAATATTGAACATGAAAATGAAGAGAATTAG
- the PRPF38B gene encoding pre-mRNA-splicing factor 38B, translated as MANNSPAVANCQGQQVAQHPPGAVPPVQQPLQSGGPKPAASGKQGNVLPLWGNEKTMNLNPMILTNILSSPYFKVQLYELKTYHEVVDEIYFKVTHVEPWEKGSRKTAGQTGMCGGVRGVGTGGIVSTAFCLLYKLFTLKLTRKQVMGLITHTDSPYIRALGFMYIRYTQPPTDLWDWFESFLDDEEDLDVKAGGGCVMTIGEMLRSFLTKLEWFSTLFPRIPVPVQKAIDQQIKSRPRKIKKDGKEGMEEIDRHAERRRSRSPRPRSISPRRSPRRSRSRSHHREGHGSSSFDRELERERERQRLEREAKEREKERRRSRSTDRSLERRRSRSRDRYRSRSRSRDRKGDRRDRDREREKENERSRKKERDYDKERGSEREKDRSRERSKEKKTKGDTEERRHKDDKDEKKHRDDKRDSKKERKHSRSRSRERKHRSRSRSRNTGKRSRSRSKEKSSKHKNENKEKSNKRSRSRSRGRTDSVEKSRKRDQSPSKEKSRKRSRSKERSHKHDHSDSKDHSDKHDRRRSQSTERESQEKQQKNKDETV; from the exons ATGGCCAACAACAGCCCCGCGGTGGCGAactgccaggggcagcaggtGGCCCAGCACCCGCCCGGCGCCGTCCCGCCCGTGCAGCAGCCGCTGCAGAGCGGGGGCCCCAAGCCGGCGGCCTCGGGCAAGCAGGGCAACGTGCTACCGCTGTGGGGCAACGAAAAGACCATGAATCTGAACCCTATGATCCTCACCAACATCCTCTCGTCGCCCTACTTCAAGGTGCAGCTCTACGAGCTCAAGACGTACCACGAAGTGGTGGACGAGATCTATTTCAAG GTAACACATGTTGAACcatgggaaaagggcagcagaaaaacagcaggCCAGACAGGGATGTGTGGAGGG gtGCGTGGTGTTGGAACTGGAGGAATTGTGTCTACTGCTTTTTGTCTGCTCTACAAATTATTTACACTGAAGCTCACTCGTAAACAAGTGATGGGCCTTATCACTCATACAGACTCCCCATATATTAGGGCTCTTGGATTTATGTATATTAG GTACACACAGCCCCCTACAGATCTATGGGACTGGTTTGAATCCTTTCTTGATGATGAAGAG GACCTGGATGTGAAGGCAGGTGGGGGCTGCGTTATGACCATAGGGGAGATGCTTCGTTCCTTCCTTACTAAGCTTGAATGGTTTTCCACGTTGTTTCCAAGAATTCCTGTGCCAGTCCAGAAAGCCATTGACCAGCAAATTAAAAGCAGACCTAGAAAAATCAAGAAAGATGGCAAAGAGGGGATGGAAGAAATAGACCGGCATGCAGAACGTAGACGTTCAAG GTCTCCGAGACCAAGATCCATCAGTCCCAGGAGGTCTCCCAGAAGATCCAGAAGCAGAAGTCACCATCGGGAAGGCCATGGATCATCTAGTTTTGATAGAGAACTAGAAAGAGAACGAGAACGGCAGAGATTAGAACGTGAagcaaaggagagagaaaaagaaaggcgGAGATCTCGAAGTACTGATCGCTCGCTGGAACGGAGGCGAAGCAGAAGCAGGGACAGATACAGAAGCCGGAGTCGAAGTCGTGACAGGAAAGGAGATAGaagagacagggacagggaacgagagaaagaaaatgagcgGAGTcggaaaaaagagagagattatGATAAGGAAAGAGGTAGTGAGAGGGAAAAAGATCGATCTAGAGAAAggtcaaaagaaaagaaaactaagggtgacacagaggagaggagacacAAGGATGACAAAGATGAGAAGAAACACCGTGATGACAAGAGGGATTccaaaaaagagagaaagcacaGTAGAAGTCGAAGCCGGGAAAGAAAGCATAGGAGTAGGAGCCGAAGCAGGAACACAGGTAAGCgcagcagaagcaggagcaaagaaaaatcaagtaaacataaaaatgaaaataaggagAAGTCAAATAAAAGAAGtagaagcagaagcagaggaagaacagaTAGTGTTGAGAAGTCCAGAAAACGAGATCAGAGTCccagcaaagaaaaatctaGGAAGCGTAGCAGAAGCAAAGAACGTTCCCACAAACATGATCACAGTGATAGCAAGGACCATTCTGACAAACATGATCGTCGAAGGAGCCAAAGTACAGAACGAGAGAGCcaagaaaagcaacagaaaaacaaagatgagACTGTGTGA